The Paenibacillus sp. FSL R7-0345 DNA segment GGATGGAATCTGGAGCGAAGAAGACTTGCTGCTCGATAAGCTGCCCAGCGGCTCTGTTCATCACGGCGGAAGGCTGCAAATCGGGCCGGACGGCAAGCTGTATGCCACAGCTGGCGATGCCAGTGCTGCAGATACCGCCCAGGATACAGATTCATTAGGCGGCAAAATCCTGCGGCTGAACCTTGACGGTTCAATCCCGGAGGATAACCTGCAAGCGGACTCCTACGTATACAGCTACGGGCACCGGAATGCCCAAGGACTGGCCTGGACGGATGACGGTGTAATGTACGCAAGCGAGCATGGCAACCGCAGCCAGGATGAGATTAATGAAATTGAACCGGGTCTGAATTACGGCTGGCCGGTTATTGAGGGGGACGAGCAGCAGGAAGGGATGGTCACGCCGCTTTTCACCTCTGGCGGCGATACGACCTGGGCGCCGTCCGGCATGGCTTATGCCGATGGCAGTCTGTACGTAGCCGCATTAAGGGGCAGTGCTATATTGGCGTTTAATCTTGAAACGGGTACGGAACGGGAGGCTTTAACCGGGTACGGCAGGGTCCGTGATGTGATGATACAGGATGACATGCTTTATTTTGTCAGCAATAATACCGACGGGCGCGGCGATCCTAAGGAAGAGGATGATAAGCTTTACCGCGTTTCCTTGTCTGCATTGAAAAAGTACTAGTAGGCCCGGCTATATCTTATATTAAAATACAGAAACAGCAGCCGTGAGGCTGCTGTTTTCTTTTTGACTGAATACCGCCATCTGTACTGTTAGGACTCGTCCATTAGCTCGTTAATATATTGGCTGCTCAGCGAACGCTCGGCTGATTCCTTGTTCTGGGTATACGAAATCTTGTAAATGCAGGAGTAGATCACATTCAGCACATATTCAAACGCCATTTGCGAGGAAAAGGTGCCGATCTTGGCATGCTTGACTTCGTCACCCGGCACACAGATACAGAGCGTGCTGAGCTTGGCCAGTTCACTCTGTTCAGCGGCGGTGATCGTAATAAGCGGGACTCCCTGCTGTCTGAGATGGCGGGCTGCTTTTACAAAAATAGGTGAGTTCCCGTGGTAGGTGAGAAAAATGGCGCAATCGTCCGGTGTCAGATTAACGGTGTGGTAGGCCCATTCGTACAGGTCCGTGGCGATCACGGCATATTTGTTGATTTTGATCAGCTTGTTTTGAAAGCTCCGGGCCCGGATCTGTGAATCCCCCAACGCGTAGATGAAGATTCGTTCAGACTGATCCAGCTTTAGCGCAGTCCGGGCGAGCACGGCATCATCCATGTATGTATAGGCTTTGCTGAGCGTTTCTTTCATTAATTCGGCGATTTCCCCGGCCACCTGCAACGCTGATTCATCCAGTTCAAAAGGATAGTTCGGATCAACATTGGAGGGAGTCTGGGTATGCTGCTGAAATTCACGGGCAAGCTGCAGAGTGAACTCTTTAAAGCCGGATAAGCCAAGCTTGCGGGTCAGCCGGTTGATGGCCGAGTGGGACGTATAGGTCGCTTTTGCCAGTTCCTGAATGTTAAGCTGCAGCATATTTTCCCTGTGACGCAGGATATAGGCTGCTATGCTCTGCTCGTTAGGTGTAAAATGGGACATTTCTGATAATTGCCGCAGCAGCTTCAATAGGATTCACCTCAATAAACATTTTGTTCGGTAATGGAGGGTACGGAATGCAGGGATTTGGTCGATTGTACCGTTTTACCTGCAAATTCTTTACGCCCGGATAAGTTCCTTTATAATAAACGAAAAAGACCTCAGGGGGAATGTACATGCTGACAATCGCTTATATCGGAAACGGAAAAAGCACCAACCGCTATCATCTGCCGTTTGCACTGAACCGGGATTATATCAACGTAAAAACCATCTATGCCCGCAATCCGCACAAAGCAGAATGGGACAAGATCCCCGGTGTTTTATATACAGATGATATTAATGCAGTGATGAACGATGCAGAGATTCAGTTAGTTGTGGTATGCACTCATCTGGATTCGCATTATGAGTATGCCAAGCTGGCGCTGGATCACGGCAAACATGTGCTGGTGGAGAAACCGTTTATGATGAGCGCAGAGGACGCTAAGGCTATTTTTGCATATGCCCGGGAGAAGAAGCTGATTATCCAGTGTTACCAGAACAGACGCTATGATTCAGATTTTCTCACAACGGGGCAGGTTATCGAATCAGGCAAGCTCGGTGAGCTGCTGGAGGTAGAGCTGAATTATGATTATTACCGGCCGGAAACGCCGAATGCGGTCAAGCAGTTCTCTCCGTATAGCAGCTATTTGTTCGGACATGGTGTTCATACCATTGATCAGGTGATCTCTTATTTCGGGACGCCGGACCGGGTGCATTATGATGTGCGGCAGCTGCTTGGACAGGGCAGAATGAATGATTATTTTGATCTGGATTTCTATTATGCTGCGCTCAAGGTATCGGTAAAATCGAGCTTTTTCCGCTTGAAGGCCCGGCCAAGCTTTGTTGCCTACGGTAAAAAGGGTGTGTTCGTCAAACATACGATTGACCGCCAGGAGGAGCATCTCAAATTATTTTACCTGCCGCAGGGACATGCCGATTTCGGGCTGGACACGCCGGATCATTACGGCACGCTGACTTATCTGGATGATGAGGGCAATTACCATGAGGAGAAGGTCGTTTCCGTCAAAGGGGATTATGCCAGAGTCTATGATGACATCTATGAAGTCATTGTGAACGGGCGGGAGAAGGTTATCAAGGATGAGGAAACAGTTGCCGTTATGGAGATTCTGGAACACGGGATTGCGGGGTGCAGCTGATGAAGCTCGGAATTGCCGGAGCGGGAAACATCGTACTTGATCTGCTAAGTTTTATACAGGATATACCTGAGATTAATGTGCAGGCCATCTGTTCGAAGCCGGAGCATCAGGATAAACTGCTTCATTTACAAAAGAATCAAGGCATCCGGCAGGTATATTACAGTTACGGCGATATGCTGGCGGATGCGGAGGTAGATACTGTCTACATCGGGCTGCCGAACCATCTGCATTTCCAGTATGCCAAGGAAGCGTTGATGAACGGAAAACATGTAATCTGCGAGAAGCCGTTCACCTCAAATCTGGAGGAATTTCTGGAGCTGCAGCAGCTTGCCCGCGGTAGCGGTCTGATTCTGGCTGAGGCCATTTCCAACCAGTATCTGAACAATTACCTGCTGCTGAAGGAGCACCTGCCTAAGCTGGGTGCGCTTAAAATCGTAGAATGCAATTACTCCCAATACTCGTCGCGGTACGATGCTTTTCTGGCCGGAAATGTGCTGCCTGCCTTTAACCCGGAGCTGTCCGGAGGCGCACTGATGGATATTAATATTTATAATATCCATTTTGCAGTCGGCTGCTTCGGCAGTCCGCTGAAGGTGCAGTACTCCGCTAATATAGACCGGGGCGTTGATACCTCAGGTATTCTGCTGCTGGATTACGGCAGTTTCAAATGCATATGTATAGGGGCGAAGGACAGTAGCGGGCAGAACGGGATGAACATTCAGGGAGTTCATGGATATATTCATCTGTCCGGCTCGGCTAACGGGATCGACAGCTTTGATTATGTGGAGGGCAAGCAGCCGCCGGTAACGATTGACCGGAAAAATCACCCGCACCGCATGTATGACGAATTCAAAGCATTCGCACGCATGGTCCGGGAGAATGACCTGGAGACGGCAAACCGGATGCTGGAGCACAGCAGACGGGTTATGGAGGTCGTTGAGCAGGCAAAGCAATCAGCCGGGCTGGTGTTTGGTGCGGACCGG contains these protein-coding regions:
- a CDS encoding Gfo/Idh/MocA family oxidoreductase — its product is MKLGIAGAGNIVLDLLSFIQDIPEINVQAICSKPEHQDKLLHLQKNQGIRQVYYSYGDMLADAEVDTVYIGLPNHLHFQYAKEALMNGKHVICEKPFTSNLEEFLELQQLARGSGLILAEAISNQYLNNYLLLKEHLPKLGALKIVECNYSQYSSRYDAFLAGNVLPAFNPELSGGALMDINIYNIHFAVGCFGSPLKVQYSANIDRGVDTSGILLLDYGSFKCICIGAKDSSGQNGMNIQGVHGYIHLSGSANGIDSFDYVEGKQPPVTIDRKNHPHRMYDEFKAFARMVRENDLETANRMLEHSRRVMEVVEQAKQSAGLVFGADRR
- a CDS encoding Gfo/Idh/MocA family oxidoreductase, which translates into the protein MLTIAYIGNGKSTNRYHLPFALNRDYINVKTIYARNPHKAEWDKIPGVLYTDDINAVMNDAEIQLVVVCTHLDSHYEYAKLALDHGKHVLVEKPFMMSAEDAKAIFAYAREKKLIIQCYQNRRYDSDFLTTGQVIESGKLGELLEVELNYDYYRPETPNAVKQFSPYSSYLFGHGVHTIDQVISYFGTPDRVHYDVRQLLGQGRMNDYFDLDFYYAALKVSVKSSFFRLKARPSFVAYGKKGVFVKHTIDRQEEHLKLFYLPQGHADFGLDTPDHYGTLTYLDDEGNYHEEKVVSVKGDYARVYDDIYEVIVNGREKVIKDEETVAVMEILEHGIAGCS
- a CDS encoding sorbosone dehydrogenase family protein; this translates as MKKIYVLSILTAVMTAGCSSAAEEPLVSRPAAQENSVQEQPAAPEPQMSAQPSPDAGEAAVTERGVLADNLEVPWSITKTGDVFYITERPGNIVQIEGGEAVRQQVKLEKKLATASEAGLLGLALDAEFAESGLAYAYYSYTDNSGQFNRIVTLRLEDGIWSEEDLLLDKLPSGSVHHGGRLQIGPDGKLYATAGDASAADTAQDTDSLGGKILRLNLDGSIPEDNLQADSYVYSYGHRNAQGLAWTDDGVMYASEHGNRSQDEINEIEPGLNYGWPVIEGDEQQEGMVTPLFTSGGDTTWAPSGMAYADGSLYVAALRGSAILAFNLETGTEREALTGYGRVRDVMIQDDMLYFVSNNTDGRGDPKEEDDKLYRVSLSALKKY
- a CDS encoding MurR/RpiR family transcriptional regulator: MKLLRQLSEMSHFTPNEQSIAAYILRHRENMLQLNIQELAKATYTSHSAINRLTRKLGLSGFKEFTLQLAREFQQHTQTPSNVDPNYPFELDESALQVAGEIAELMKETLSKAYTYMDDAVLARTALKLDQSERIFIYALGDSQIRARSFQNKLIKINKYAVIATDLYEWAYHTVNLTPDDCAIFLTYHGNSPIFVKAARHLRQQGVPLITITAAEQSELAKLSTLCICVPGDEVKHAKIGTFSSQMAFEYVLNVIYSCIYKISYTQNKESAERSLSSQYINELMDES